A portion of the Paenibacillus hamazuiensis genome contains these proteins:
- a CDS encoding DinB family protein: protein MNDALLETWRIHQRIHLFMLEAIDEEQLKASWEKGRSVGEHLHHIVKVRRMWLKQAAPEWLGEPKDDDSKVSVTKAALQTALADSADRIERLLELGLETGRIKGFRPHPTAFLGYLIAHEAHHRGQIALLLRQAGVPLDKKTAYGMWEWGVR, encoded by the coding sequence ATGAACGATGCCTTGCTTGAGACATGGCGTATTCACCAGCGGATTCATCTGTTTATGCTGGAGGCGATCGATGAGGAGCAGTTGAAAGCTTCTTGGGAAAAAGGAAGGTCGGTCGGGGAGCATCTGCATCATATCGTCAAAGTGCGGAGGATGTGGCTGAAGCAAGCCGCCCCGGAATGGCTGGGTGAGCCGAAAGATGACGATTCGAAAGTTTCCGTAACCAAAGCAGCGCTGCAGACGGCGCTCGCCGATTCCGCCGACCGGATCGAACGCCTGCTGGAGCTTGGGTTGGAAACCGGCCGGATCAAGGGGTTCAGGCCTCATCCGACCGCATTTCTCGGATATTTGATTGCCCACGAAGCCCACCACCGCGGACAAATCGCCCTGCTGCTTCGCCAAGCGGGCGTTCCGCTCGACAAGAAAACCGCTTACGGCATGTGGGAGTGGGGAGTGCGGTAG
- a CDS encoding helix-turn-helix transcriptional regulator yields the protein MAKPKRLIELLMTVNAKRRFTVQELADEFHVSKRTILRDLQELSELGVPLYSEVGAGGGYRVLREKMLPPICFSEEEATAMFFAYQSLEQYSALPFEESSVSALKKFYHYLPAEAKERIQALQNRFMFKVPKHKLGAKYLKPCLEAALRGQVLFIEYDSENGVSKRDIQPIGVYAMNGLWYCPAYCFKSEEMRMFRVDRIVSAEVKNDQSVRREDVRKKTLVDWFSFENQTHEVELEVELTPRGVKKCQSDIWLSSDLHVRSDGTGVIRTTIDRPFIPWAIDFFMGYGTEAVLTKPDFAVEMIKNRLDELRKLYQ from the coding sequence ATGGCCAAGCCGAAGCGGCTCATCGAGCTGCTCATGACGGTAAACGCCAAAAGAAGGTTTACCGTGCAGGAGCTTGCGGACGAGTTTCATGTGTCCAAGCGGACGATTTTACGCGATCTTCAGGAGCTGAGCGAGCTCGGGGTTCCGCTGTATTCGGAAGTGGGGGCGGGGGGCGGTTACCGTGTGCTGCGGGAGAAAATGCTGCCTCCGATATGTTTTTCCGAAGAGGAGGCGACGGCGATGTTTTTCGCTTACCAGTCGCTGGAGCAATACTCGGCGCTGCCCTTTGAGGAGTCGTCCGTCTCCGCATTGAAAAAGTTTTATCATTACTTGCCTGCAGAGGCCAAGGAGCGCATTCAGGCGCTTCAGAACCGCTTTATGTTCAAAGTGCCGAAGCACAAGCTGGGGGCGAAATATTTAAAGCCGTGCCTGGAAGCGGCGCTTCGCGGTCAGGTGCTGTTCATCGAATACGACTCCGAAAACGGCGTCAGCAAGCGGGACATTCAGCCGATCGGCGTGTATGCGATGAACGGGCTCTGGTATTGTCCAGCCTATTGCTTTAAAAGCGAAGAGATGCGGATGTTCCGCGTAGACCGGATCGTATCGGCCGAGGTCAAAAACGATCAGTCCGTACGGAGAGAAGATGTGCGGAAAAAAACGCTCGTAGACTGGTTTTCTTTTGAAAACCAAACGCATGAAGTGGAGCTGGAGGTGGAGCTGACGCCGCGGGGCGTGAAAAAATGCCAATCCGACATCTGGCTTTCCTCCGATTTGCATGTGCGTTCCGACGGAACCGGAGTGATTCGGACGACGATCGACCGCCCTTTCATTCCTTGGGCGATCGACTTTTTCATGGGTTACGGAACGGAGGCCGTGCTCACAAAGCCGGATTTTGCGGTGGAGATGATCAAAAACCGGCTGGACGAGCTGCGCAAGCTGTATCAGTAG
- a CDS encoding alpha/beta hydrolase, producing the protein MEEILLWSDGTPYAQGTGKEDIPYIVPFPVESANPAPAVIVCPGGGYGRKAEHEGEPVARWLNSLGIAAFVLQYRVAPYRHPVPLGDAKRAIRLVRSTAARWNIDPQRVGILGFSAGGHLASSAGLHYDLGNPEADDAVERESSRPDLMVLCYPVITFGEFTHAGSKSNLLGPEPDEELVKLLSGEHQVTAETPPAFLWHTADDASVPVENSLQLAMALSRHKVPHELHVYESGRHGLGLAGDHPEAHTWTTLCANWLRKRGF; encoded by the coding sequence ATGGAAGAAATTTTATTGTGGTCTGATGGGACACCTTATGCTCAGGGAACTGGAAAAGAAGATATTCCGTACATCGTGCCGTTTCCGGTGGAAAGCGCGAATCCGGCTCCCGCCGTCATCGTTTGTCCGGGGGGCGGCTACGGAAGAAAAGCGGAGCACGAGGGGGAGCCTGTAGCACGCTGGCTCAATTCTCTGGGCATCGCCGCATTCGTGCTGCAGTATCGCGTTGCGCCTTACCGGCATCCGGTGCCGCTCGGCGATGCCAAGCGGGCGATCCGGCTCGTGCGGAGCACGGCGGCCCGCTGGAATATCGATCCGCAGCGCGTCGGCATTCTCGGCTTTTCTGCGGGCGGGCATCTGGCATCGTCGGCGGGCCTTCACTACGACCTCGGCAATCCGGAAGCGGACGATGCGGTGGAACGCGAAAGCAGCCGTCCCGACTTGATGGTGCTGTGTTACCCCGTTATTACGTTCGGAGAATTTACGCATGCCGGTTCAAAATCGAATTTGCTCGGACCCGAGCCGGATGAAGAGCTCGTCAAACTGCTGTCGGGTGAGCATCAGGTGACCGCCGAGACGCCGCCGGCTTTTCTGTGGCATACGGCGGACGACGCGTCAGTTCCGGTTGAGAACAGCCTGCAGCTGGCTATGGCGCTCAGCAGGCATAAGGTGCCGCACGAGCTGCACGTGTACGAGAGCGGACGGCACGGCCTCGGCCTTGCCGGGGATCATCCGGAGGCCCATACGTGGACGACGCTTTGTGCGAACTGGCTGCGCAAGCGAGGGTTTTAG
- the pxpB gene encoding 5-oxoprolinase subunit PxpB, giving the protein MPSVSQFELYPLGDAAVTVRFGSAVDPAVFEAVQEAAGRLERARHPLATEITCAYATVTVYYEGGAGEGGPVQRAAEVGDSFSKAKAGGATGASEVRMDAGSEAEVRRADMPEEKSGIPSDGASWQGFRISAEAPISGESPISPDSAYGRICSWIRERLHDMSEAEPADGAGESASGASLFEIPVCYGGAYGPDLVEVARRCGLTEDAVVELHSRDVYKVYMVGFAPGFPYLGVVPPQLEMPRRAEPRLSVAAGSVGLAGRQTGIYPLESPGGWQIIGRTPVRLFHPLRQPPALLRPGDRVRFVPVPEAKFEELRRLAVPKGGKGGGL; this is encoded by the coding sequence ATGCCGTCCGTATCGCAGTTCGAGCTGTATCCCCTCGGAGATGCGGCAGTGACGGTGCGCTTCGGCAGCGCTGTGGATCCTGCGGTGTTCGAAGCCGTTCAGGAGGCGGCCGGCCGATTGGAAAGGGCGAGGCACCCGCTGGCGACGGAGATCACCTGCGCTTATGCGACCGTAACGGTGTATTACGAGGGGGGCGCGGGCGAAGGCGGGCCAGTGCAGCGGGCTGCGGAAGTCGGTGACAGCTTTAGTAAGGCGAAAGCGGGAGGAGCGACCGGTGCTTCGGAGGTCCGGATGGACGCGGGAAGCGAGGCGGAAGTAAGGCGCGCGGACATGCCGGAGGAAAAGTCCGGCATACCGTCAGATGGTGCTTCCTGGCAAGGATTTCGCATCTCGGCGGAAGCACCGATCTCCGGGGAATCACCTATCTCCCCGGATTCGGCGTACGGGCGCATATGCAGCTGGATTCGCGAGCGGCTTCACGATATGAGCGAAGCTGAGCCCGCCGACGGTGCCGGGGAGTCCGCTTCGGGCGCTTCGCTCTTTGAAATCCCGGTATGCTACGGCGGCGCTTACGGACCGGATCTTGTGGAAGTGGCGAGGCGCTGCGGGCTGACGGAGGATGCCGTCGTAGAGCTGCACAGCCGGGATGTATACAAGGTGTACATGGTCGGATTTGCCCCCGGCTTTCCGTATCTCGGCGTCGTTCCGCCGCAGCTTGAAATGCCGCGCCGCGCCGAACCGCGGCTGTCCGTAGCGGCCGGTTCGGTCGGTTTGGCCGGCCGGCAAACCGGCATTTACCCGCTTGAATCGCCGGGAGGCTGGCAAATCATCGGGAGGACGCCGGTCCGGCTGTTTCACCCGCTGCGGCAGCCGCCGGCCCTGCTGAGGCCCGGGGATCGCGTCCGGTTCGTTCCTGTGCCGGAGGCGAAGTTTGAGGAGCTTCGCCGATTGGCCGTGCCGAAAGGCGGAAAGGGGGGCGGCCTATGA
- a CDS encoding biotin-dependent carboxyltransferase family protein has protein sequence MTVTVLRPGLHTTVQDLGRFDYRGVGVPVSGALDAFAMRVANLLAGGAEGCAVLEATMAGPALRFEQSALIALCGGELDARVDGAPVPYWRPVLVRRGSVLELGYARSGCRAYIAVAGGFAVPAVMGSASTYVRGGFGGFAGRALQAGDTLARGEPGPAGRALAERLAAAAPGAAAAWPPWFVQPELLPAYGQGVTVRAIPGPELDRFDPAARDRFWSEPYRVTVRSDRMGCRLEGAELQLRQPLEMVSEAVAPGTVQVPPGGQPIVLLADCQTTGGYPRIAHVAAVDLPLLAQLKPGDTVRFRPVTVEEAEELLWIRSRELQLLAAGIAARIKSV, from the coding sequence ATGACCGTGACGGTGCTGCGGCCCGGCCTGCACACGACCGTGCAGGACCTCGGCCGCTTCGACTATAGAGGCGTCGGCGTGCCGGTGAGCGGCGCTTTGGACGCATTTGCGATGCGGGTGGCCAACCTGCTGGCCGGAGGCGCCGAAGGCTGCGCCGTGCTGGAGGCGACGATGGCCGGCCCTGCGCTTCGCTTCGAGCAGAGCGCGCTGATCGCGCTCTGCGGCGGCGAGCTGGACGCCCGCGTGGACGGCGCGCCGGTGCCGTATTGGCGCCCGGTGCTGGTTCGCCGCGGAAGCGTGCTCGAGCTCGGCTACGCCCGCAGCGGCTGCCGGGCGTACATCGCCGTGGCCGGCGGCTTCGCCGTGCCGGCCGTTATGGGCAGCGCCAGCACGTACGTGCGCGGCGGCTTCGGGGGCTTCGCCGGCCGTGCGCTGCAGGCCGGCGATACGCTCGCCCGCGGAGAGCCCGGCCCGGCCGGGCGGGCTCTCGCGGAGCGGCTGGCGGCGGCCGCGCCGGGCGCCGCGGCGGCGTGGCCGCCGTGGTTCGTGCAGCCGGAGCTGCTGCCGGCCTACGGCCAAGGCGTCACGGTCCGGGCGATCCCCGGCCCGGAGCTGGACCGCTTCGATCCCGCTGCCCGGGATCGGTTCTGGTCCGAGCCGTACCGCGTGACGGTGCGGTCGGACCGGATGGGCTGCCGGCTGGAAGGAGCGGAGCTCCAACTTCGGCAGCCGCTGGAGATGGTGTCCGAGGCGGTAGCCCCCGGCACCGTCCAAGTGCCGCCGGGCGGGCAGCCGATCGTGCTGCTCGCCGACTGCCAGACGACCGGGGGGTATCCCCGGATCGCCCACGTCGCGGCCGTCGATCTGCCCCTGCTCGCGCAGCTGAAGCCGGGTGATACCGTGCGGTTCCGCCCCGTCACCGTGGAAGAAGCCGAAGAGCTGCTGTGGATACGCTCCCGGGAGCTGCAGCTGCTCGCCGCAGGGATTGCGGCAAGGATTAAATCGGTATAA
- a CDS encoding CD3324 family protein, producing MSYKNGKDVLPPSLLKQLQEYIQGEIIYIPKKEQKRAGWGENNGTRLFIKRRNNEIFQQYQNGSTVRELIEKYHLSEDSIRKIIVKTRVSLARQAEM from the coding sequence ATGAGTTACAAAAACGGAAAAGATGTTCTTCCCCCTAGCTTGCTTAAACAGCTGCAAGAATACATTCAGGGTGAGATTATTTATATACCGAAAAAAGAACAAAAACGCGCGGGATGGGGCGAGAACAACGGAACCCGCCTGTTCATCAAACGGCGCAACAACGAAATTTTTCAGCAGTATCAGAACGGCTCAACCGTAAGGGAGCTGATCGAAAAATACCATCTGTCGGAAGACAGCATCCGTAAAATCATCGTCAAAACCCGCGTCAGCCTGGCGCGGCAGGCGGAGATGTGA
- a CDS encoding S24 family peptidase, producing MQTKIIPVVAEGRTKRFFSLSLDDADLSRAPHLQLPRVTEAQFALQLADEGLAGLGIRQGDYLLFGTTQPLRASGQIALIRQEDEYIIREAHWSGDTTLLRVPGDIYPELQLPTENIRIVAVLDNAMKDDEHVQIVHFH from the coding sequence ATGCAAACTAAAATCATACCGGTGGTCGCCGAAGGCCGAACGAAGCGCTTTTTCAGCTTGAGCCTGGACGATGCCGACTTGTCCCGCGCCCCGCACCTGCAACTGCCCCGGGTGACCGAGGCCCAGTTCGCGCTGCAGCTCGCCGACGAGGGACTTGCCGGACTCGGCATTCGCCAAGGCGACTATCTGCTGTTCGGAACGACACAGCCGCTTCGCGCCAGCGGACAAATCGCACTGATCCGCCAAGAGGACGAGTATATTATCCGGGAAGCGCATTGGTCGGGGGATACGACCCTGCTGCGGGTACCGGGCGACATATACCCCGAGCTGCAGCTGCCGACGGAGAACATCCGGATCGTCGCGGTGCTCGATAACGCGATGAAAGACGACGAGCATGTGCAGATCGTTCATTTTCACTGA
- a CDS encoding ImmA/IrrE family metallo-endopeptidase, whose product MKYGYKMTPLEETVSGMLQHLGITQPEQLEPEVIADKLDIWVHYAEMSSRALERGGMGSIILDSRLSREEQMEDFAHELCHILLHAGNQLVMPIDFIRLQEAKADQFAMHLCVPTFMLLALELPEHKTEAAASIASIFRVRPAFALRRLEHFVRQSLASRREDDFQAGIRGQDNRFRSGGIDFAVRTGRSTMLYSKERGVVGYVKEEADDAN is encoded by the coding sequence ATGAAGTACGGATATAAAATGACGCCGCTGGAGGAGACAGTGAGCGGAATGCTGCAGCATCTCGGAATCACGCAGCCGGAGCAGCTGGAGCCGGAAGTTATAGCGGACAAGCTTGATATTTGGGTGCATTATGCAGAGATGAGCAGCAGGGCGCTCGAACGCGGCGGCATGGGCTCGATCATTCTCGACAGCAGGCTTTCGCGCGAGGAGCAGATGGAGGATTTCGCCCACGAGCTGTGCCATATACTGCTTCACGCCGGCAACCAGTTGGTCATGCCGATCGATTTCATCCGGCTTCAGGAGGCTAAGGCCGATCAGTTCGCGATGCACCTTTGCGTGCCCACTTTTATGCTGCTCGCGCTGGAGCTGCCGGAGCACAAGACCGAAGCGGCCGCTTCGATCGCAAGCATATTTCGCGTCCGTCCGGCGTTTGCGCTGCGCAGGCTGGAGCATTTCGTCAGGCAGTCGCTCGCCTCGCGGCGGGAGGATGATTTTCAAGCCGGCATTCGGGGGCAGGACAACCGGTTTAGAAGCGGTGGCATCGATTTTGCCGTTCGAACAGGCCGTTCAACGATGCTTTACAGTAAGGAAAGAGGCGTCGTCGGATATGTAAAAGAGGAGGCCGACGATGCAAACTAA
- a CDS encoding helix-turn-helix domain-containing protein → MIGPKLQQLRKSRRWSIQRMADELGIAKSTYAGYETGYREPSLDTIRKAAVLLQVSVDELLGTTPPKEPSRGGFDAEASGSGSSAGEHPATGTRSRTSDQAVEGPIREGSSHRSGLAERRPGGPGTLFARGAHFSLSRSQVHNVPTERSPRLSGDAVMGLRHTAPSTAGTTNADDATAEASGSGDDTEGSASRNGHADKDASTATSSSTVLPELSLQDTDPELGLWFKELLEAPEERRAELRQIWDIIKQREAGRSPGQRQGE, encoded by the coding sequence ATGATCGGTCCGAAATTGCAGCAGCTTCGCAAAAGCCGCCGCTGGTCCATCCAGCGTATGGCCGATGAGCTGGGTATCGCCAAAAGTACATATGCCGGTTACGAAACAGGGTATCGGGAGCCGTCGCTGGACACCATCCGCAAAGCGGCCGTGCTGCTGCAGGTTAGCGTGGACGAACTGCTCGGAACAACTCCGCCGAAGGAACCGTCTCGTGGCGGATTTGACGCGGAAGCTTCAGGTTCGGGCAGTTCCGCAGGGGAACATCCCGCAACGGGCACTCGCTCGCGCACGAGCGATCAAGCGGTGGAAGGGCCGATTCGCGAAGGGAGTTCGCATAGAAGCGGTCTCGCCGAGCGCCGTCCCGGGGGCCCCGGAACGCTTTTTGCAAGGGGAGCGCATTTCTCTTTAAGCCGTTCTCAGGTGCACAACGTTCCCACAGAGCGCAGTCCGCGATTAAGCGGCGATGCCGTAATGGGACTTCGCCATACGGCCCCCTCTACCGCAGGTACCACAAATGCCGACGATGCTACTGCGGAAGCTTCAGGTTCGGGAGATGATACCGAAGGTTCAGCCAGTAGGAACGGCCATGCCGATAAAGATGCAAGTACCGCCACCTCCTCCTCAACCGTTCTCCCCGAGCTTTCGCTGCAGGATACCGATCCCGAGCTCGGCTTGTGGTTCAAGGAGCTGCTCGAGGCCCCGGAGGAACGGCGCGCGGAGCTTAGGCAGATTTGGGATATTATCAAGCAGCGGGAAGCGGGACGCTCTCCTGGACAGCGGCAAGGAGAATGA
- a CDS encoding glycoside hydrolase family 55 protein, whose product MSTDLGISVKIFGAVGDGVTDDSSAITNAVNSDEGTIIFPKGVYAVDANLTLPKSKKVVFAAGARLKVNAGRTVAIDSPIDAPLQPIFTGSGTYTTSVKGSVFYPQWFGGTNEGDEEKGVITYRASISAGSNILTIPDADKTKFKDGQTIMIVGAGANLQSTFPTKVPLPTLTLTNKYNVPVPAGTTTYRYRICILDKYGGYTAVSDIAEINNAPDKLGYDTGRVKITFPTGVQRHGWAVYGEQTNPPGSRGILGIFRDVTAFMEDMGQGDISAGIPPWVSSTPPASKVNRILTTTIVSGGGTTSLVLADSAINTVSNMAVLGDNTAIINKMYDMLSAAGGGTILLSRGVYHVKVNPDTARTLLITSNVNLVSKEKGIILCHTNICVDNQTTLSGKGDTASNWTIDGVVLDGGNRVFTCEFAHVFLNTTGNGPYKNFVVKDCEFRYQKGRMISTNQGSCEEYRITGNYFHHSCSNVGGIGGTKYMVDHNLMKDCYNGIDMSGGSKVGTAEALILRSLVNGLNPGTTSYGDIVYNTIENWGSIAFGGALAVYKNINISHNTVIGANLGCSGILENINISNNKIVRAPLPGIPMYFDGQSIKLEMTVPGQSAKNIVIKDNTIKVKTDPLSGHSCSGISVAANNAIAANIKGVSIIGNSIELDAECPYNAMDIHGGGKDYIISDNRMIMPNPAQECSIEVYTNIADANWTVENNYSPGKIMLLPAGSIVKGNRVGGIRVFGNSIISENYISGYITTSAQNTWGGVVNLLGDRVTVSNNVFDLADHGNATQAAIGAVYASKDHVIQGNLFVNMGSSRTTIISVSADYCTIYNNIGAGSSSKRVTELSALPTAAVYWNKGDKIYNTNPTAYIGWVCMTAGYSYELTWGANKLYDSGKVVKSGNYVYRASQTGTGTSGGVAPTHTSGSAMDGTVTWEYVGPAADFKTFGAIV is encoded by the coding sequence ATGAGTACGGATCTGGGTATAAGTGTAAAAATCTTTGGCGCTGTTGGCGATGGAGTCACTGACGATTCATCGGCAATTACAAACGCTGTGAACAGTGACGAGGGCACGATTATTTTCCCTAAGGGAGTATACGCTGTAGACGCCAACTTAACTTTACCGAAGTCAAAAAAGGTCGTATTTGCTGCCGGTGCCAGATTGAAAGTAAACGCCGGTCGTACTGTTGCCATAGACTCCCCGATAGACGCACCTTTGCAGCCAATATTTACAGGAAGTGGGACCTACACAACCAGTGTAAAAGGGTCCGTATTTTATCCGCAATGGTTTGGCGGTACTAATGAAGGGGACGAGGAGAAAGGCGTCATCACCTACAGGGCCTCTATCTCCGCAGGATCAAACATTTTGACCATACCGGACGCCGATAAGACCAAGTTTAAAGATGGGCAGACCATCATGATTGTAGGGGCAGGAGCCAATTTGCAATCTACATTTCCAACCAAAGTCCCTCTGCCCACGCTCACTTTAACGAATAAGTACAACGTTCCCGTGCCTGCCGGTACCACCACTTATAGATATAGGATTTGTATCCTTGATAAATACGGCGGATATACGGCTGTCAGCGATATTGCTGAAATCAATAATGCGCCTGACAAATTAGGGTATGATACCGGCAGGGTCAAAATCACCTTCCCTACAGGAGTGCAGCGGCATGGGTGGGCAGTGTATGGCGAACAGACCAACCCTCCGGGCAGTAGGGGGATCTTGGGTATTTTCAGGGATGTTACGGCATTTATGGAAGATATGGGCCAAGGCGATATTTCCGCAGGGATACCGCCGTGGGTGTCTTCAACTCCGCCTGCCTCAAAGGTAAACAGAATTTTAACCACAACTATAGTTTCGGGCGGCGGCACCACTTCCCTGGTGTTAGCAGACTCCGCTATCAACACAGTATCCAATATGGCAGTTTTAGGTGATAATACGGCGATAATCAACAAAATGTACGACATGCTAAGCGCTGCCGGCGGAGGTACTATCCTGCTTTCCAGGGGTGTATACCATGTCAAAGTAAACCCTGATACAGCCAGAACTCTGCTCATCACATCCAATGTAAATCTGGTATCCAAGGAGAAGGGGATCATCTTATGTCACACAAATATATGTGTGGATAACCAAACCACTCTCAGCGGCAAGGGGGATACTGCGTCTAACTGGACTATTGACGGAGTAGTGCTTGATGGAGGAAATCGGGTTTTTACCTGCGAATTCGCCCACGTATTCCTTAACACGACAGGCAATGGCCCATATAAAAACTTTGTCGTGAAAGATTGTGAATTCAGATACCAAAAAGGCAGGATGATAAGCACCAATCAGGGAAGTTGTGAGGAATACAGGATAACCGGAAATTATTTCCACCATAGCTGCTCTAATGTCGGCGGCATAGGCGGCACCAAGTATATGGTGGATCATAATTTGATGAAAGACTGCTATAATGGTATAGATATGAGCGGAGGCAGTAAAGTCGGTACAGCCGAGGCCCTCATCCTAAGAAGTTTGGTAAACGGTCTCAATCCGGGGACAACCAGCTATGGGGACATCGTGTACAACACTATAGAGAACTGGGGTTCTATAGCTTTTGGCGGGGCATTGGCTGTTTATAAGAATATTAATATTTCACATAACACCGTCATTGGCGCCAATCTGGGCTGCAGCGGTATATTGGAAAATATCAATATCTCTAATAACAAGATAGTTAGAGCACCGCTCCCTGGCATTCCTATGTATTTCGATGGTCAGTCCATAAAGTTGGAAATGACGGTACCCGGTCAGTCTGCGAAAAATATTGTCATCAAAGACAACACCATTAAAGTTAAAACCGATCCGCTTAGTGGGCACAGCTGTTCCGGTATCAGCGTGGCTGCTAACAATGCTATAGCGGCCAACATCAAAGGGGTTAGTATCATTGGCAACAGCATCGAGCTGGATGCCGAATGCCCATACAATGCCATGGATATACACGGTGGAGGCAAGGACTACATTATATCGGACAATAGAATGATCATGCCTAATCCGGCCCAGGAGTGCTCAATTGAAGTATATACGAATATAGCCGATGCTAACTGGACAGTAGAGAACAACTACTCCCCGGGTAAAATCATGCTTTTACCGGCAGGGTCAATAGTAAAAGGGAACAGGGTTGGCGGTATAAGGGTGTTCGGAAATTCTATTATCAGTGAAAACTATATAAGCGGGTATATAACAACATCGGCTCAAAATACATGGGGGGGCGTAGTCAATTTACTGGGCGACAGGGTTACAGTTTCCAACAACGTATTTGACCTTGCCGATCACGGTAACGCTACCCAAGCCGCGATAGGTGCTGTGTATGCTTCAAAGGACCACGTAATCCAAGGAAATTTATTTGTTAACATGGGCAGCAGCAGAACGACCATCATATCGGTGTCTGCCGACTACTGCACAATCTATAATAACATAGGGGCAGGCAGCAGCAGTAAAAGAGTTACTGAGCTCTCTGCCCTGCCTACCGCAGCGGTTTACTGGAATAAAGGAGATAAGATATACAATACCAATCCGACTGCATATATAGGGTGGGTGTGTATGACAGCAGGTTACTCCTATGAGTTAACGTGGGGGGCAAATAAGTTATATGACTCCGGTAAGGTAGTTAAGTCCGGGAACTACGTGTATAGAGCATCCCAGACCGGTACGGGGACATCCGGCGGCGTAGCACCCACACACACATCGGGAAGCGCCATGGACGGTACGGTGACGTGGGAGTATGTTGGTCCGGCGGCTGACTTTAAGACTTTTGGGGCTATTGTGTAA